The genomic region TGtgattcatattatgtaaataatttccCAGGTAGGTTCTTTATATTAGAATATCGGGCATCATtatctttgttttatatttaaagtatcaaatctatgacaaaatttaataaatttgcaCACAAGTTTGATAAAAGCTGATACTTATTTTGGTTTTTAATTGGAGGCAGAATAATAGCGGTACCCACGCAGATCATCAGGTACCCTCCTAcagcaaaaatattaaatcttccaatatttaaccaaatttttaatttcacaatATTAATGACCTCATTTCCAACGTTGTGTAGACTCTCGCACGTCATCAACTTACATTACTTCCGGACTGAACATTCATACGAAAATTAAGACATAAATAACATTAGCCTCtcacaaaaaataaagctaTAACACCGTATATAAAATGCCGGTCACGCTCTGTACTTAATTCATTTTGAATGAAAGACATCTTTTATACTCCGTTGATTATTCCGGTTGACTTGATGTATATTGTAAACCGTACCTAAGTGGAGGTCATGTTAAtgcattaattttttaatactacctacatatacatatattaaaatacgtttttaaaatattgcacGGTTCTTGAATGCATAATCCATTCATTCATTATACATTGGTATGGAATCTGTATGAACTatcgaatttttaaaataaagttttggaAAGGATTGCCCAAATTcttagatttataatatatgcaaCTCATTCAAATACTGTAAATCCCGTTAATTAAGTAGAATCCATCGATTACACCGAAGTGCTTGATGATATTTCGAAATCTATACGGGAAAACACTCAAGAGAAACCCAGTTGATGgaaagttttattgaatttagcCCCTTCGTTACGCCGAGGCCACCCGCTGTGAGTCTCTAtgcatacttatatttatttacacttggTTCATTTAACAGTACACTTCAGTGTGCACGAGCCCTcatcttttgaaaaatattataaaatatatcatttggatttttttttcatttctgGCATCTAATCTATCTACTCTGCGCATTATAAATACTTAgtgcatataatatataatagttactttaattaaaaataacacgtcttattttcaaagtttatatAAATCGAGGTATGAAACTTTATGATACACGTAGAATATCTAGAAGAGTAGGTACTAGAATTCAATAGTACGAATTTGAGAACTTAGTGTTATttagaaaaagctaaaaatgAGAAAACTCTATCTTTTGTAAGTCCGGCGAAGGCCAAACAACATGAAAGGAAAATGGTTGCCTGAAATCGATAATGAAAAGCTCCTGTAGCATTGGAGATGGGGGAGCTCCGCCCGCCCAGCAAACATGGCGGCATTATTTTCCCTCTCCCTCTGTAGGCCCCTCTCAGCGACAtcgaataattatattttccttttgaggGGCTCTACAATGCCttcgaatatttttgtaatctaTTTCACAAATTCTTTGGATAAAAAGGAATTAAttaaacacattataaaacaaaatgatatgaaaacaaaaaaataatattgcgtacctacttatttaatttgaaatgtgTACTTTTTCCAAACATAAAGCGGTTACAGAGGAGGGATGCAAGGCAACTGTATTATGAACGTGCCATACGGTGAACGTAGATCTTAAAAAGTAAACCTGTTATTAGTAAAATTACTGTGTCAGAAAATAGAgccaaaaaattaaatacttacgtGTTGCAAAGAGCGGATGCCGGAACAAACAGGCACGCGATGCCCAACTGCAATACGCCTGCCTTCTGTCGTATATGTCtgtactgaaataaaaaatctatacaaaatacgaaatgttataaatatgtataatgtgaTTCAAAGTGATGAAATAGGAATAGATTGCATAATAACATATCTCGCTATGTTTATTCTTTATCACATCTGCTTAGAATAATGTCCCAAAATTTTAGGCAAAAACGCTAAGAGAAAAAAGCCCCAAAACATTTCTTCCAAGATTAATGCGTTCTCAGTTTTGCTTCACCACCTACATCGAAATTTTTTGCTCCCTTTTTTAATTCGAAGAATTTAGATTCGTTTTACCATAGTAACCTTTCTTTTTTTCCTTAATAGGCGCACATTGTGTCCCGGTTCATAATGAATGGGGTCTGCGTAAGATGGCGCGGATGGATCGATTTGGAGCGACTCGACGGCGCTGGGTGCCTCGAACTCGACGAAGAACGGGCCGCGATTGAAGATGCGGCGCTGCGTGATCAGATCGAGCGTTACAACCAACGTCTTCGTGACTTTGAAGATAAACAGCGGGCTTATCGGGAGCATGGGGAAGAGATGCGAGCTCACTCACAAGTACACGTGCAACGGTGCCATCCAGGACGCCAGCCGCCGCACGCCACGCACCCTGCTCATCCGCATCCAACACACCCGGTTCATATTAAACATTCACAAGGAGCGCTCATATCCTAAGAAATCTcagaagaaatattttatgcgCTAACTGAAACGctcaatacatttttgaatcTCATGTAGAAAAACTGTATAGACCTATTTCTTAATTAAGCCAATGAATATAACCAAATCCATAGTTTTATGAATACTAATAATCATTATCAGTATTTTCAATGAGCAACTTATTGCAATCATcgatgtatgtattttaattttaagaaaatagaggtagataatgaaaaatggatttatttgtttttgtaacaattacctattttgattttttttttcaattacataACTACCATGTTTTAATAgcattatcaatatttttaatttcataataacaGATATTATTGGTATGGTCATCTTACCAAATCAGATTCGATCCTATTTAagttcttaaatatttttttgaatttatgaaataataatacgttaattaatttagttgaataacatgttatttaattttaagattattgtttatatattattatgtcaaatGTGATATCAATGTGAATAAatgtatacaatttaaatcttatttctattattgtgttttatttcccaCGTATACAAATACTTACAGTTACATATCCATTTATAAGCGTTGAAACCACTATTAAAATGATCATGCAACTCCATCAAACCTTcaacaaatatacaaatattattcacTGATTAAAACTATCCAAcctttttattcataaagttGTAGAGAAAATAAGGCCaagagttattttttttataattactcTAGCTTAAACGGCCATTAACTTTGATGTTACCAAATAAgcaaatcccaccaaaaatattttcatgtaaaatgccGCAAATACGCGACTGCAAGTAGCAAGAAGGGCACTCTAAAAAGTtgtcagatctcatgtagagccacgCGTCTATACTTATAACGTCTCTATAGTTAAAACGTGTACGAAAAATCTTCAccagttaaaataatatgtgatgTTATGTTGTTTCGATACTacaaaaagtacctacctacttagatGCATAAATCCTTACCTCCTGAAAGTCTCAAATCGGCCTAAtagcatattttaattaaggtGTAGAATTTCTATAAATAGTTAAAGATAAAATGGTGCTCGAAGTGAAAAAGTATTATGAATGATTCCCCTACGATTAATGATTTTGAAGAaacttcattttcatttttattgcgaaaacttcaaaatatgccttccccgcagcttcgcccgcgtataGGAAAAGGAAAGCTGTTTCATATTCAAATTCGCAGTTCCCGTTCCTTTGAGATTTTTTGGGAAGATTTTGTATTAGGTATAAAATAATGCTTATTAAAAGATGTTGTAGTAAATCAGGGTAATCATgggcattttaaaattttggtttagGGAAACGGAAAAGGggaaaaacatataaataggTTATACAAAATTCAAAGGATATAGCTGCATTAGGTAGGTAAGTTGCTAACACATAGGAACTTAACTACACTTAGGTAAGTACTTTTAACTCAATTCGACATAGAAGGAACCATGAGCAAGATAATTAGGCATAAATGGTGGGTATTATGTAAGGtcaatatatctatataagaAGGTTGCTGTAAGGCATTCGACACATGTTACTATTAGCCAGGTAACAGCGATTATTGTAGCTGCACACGCCGTGCACCTGTGTCCTAAACATCCAACCAATCGACCCTCCCCTGACATACACCCTCCTTCGATATAACTAATTTGGAACGGAAATGTTCACgttcaaattattaaatgagCTTAATTGCTGTTTAACAACGTTTCTTTTGTATTTGTGAAAATGCCTATAATTAACATAATCAGTTAGGCATACAAAAAAAGGGAATTCATGCAATACtcgtaagtataataattattatgtattgagtagattttattttaataaaagcacTTCCGGTCTAACTAAATGTAGGCAGATATAGGTACGTAGTTATACCGAAATACCATATTGATCACGCTCTAAAGCTTTCAACATTGTATTTTGGccatattcatattataatcttcTAAGAatagtgataaaaaataaaaaaaatatcaaaaaacatTTGGCAAAAAAACCTGATGCATAAAAGTTTACGCGGAACTGAGCTTTACATATCTATTACAAAGTTAGATGGTATCTTAGTTTTATTGTGACGCACAACACCTTCCCGGTCAAACTTGAGCAGGTACCTTTCCTGTATCGGACATCAGTTAAGATCGATCATGGCAAAAAATTGGACGGTAAAAGGCAATAATCAGGGAACGCTATCCTGAGCCTACTACACAATGAACCCGTGATTTATCAGTACATTCTTTTTGTGCAAAAAGCGCAGGTCAGTGTTAAAGCGAAGCACCAAAAGGCCATTTCGTGTAATCCGCGTATAAAACGCGTGGGAACGATACAACTTGTTCACCCGATCATGTCAAGAATCTAAAGTTACTTGCACAATCCGTCTTCCGTTTAGTCGCTcggttattttttaaagctgtattattatataggtaatatacatGCCACGAAAATATTACACCTACAgatcttattttaattattatatttaagttacaTGATAGATCCATACTAATAGTCTATAAACTGTACTTATTGATAACGGATAACA from Colias croceus chromosome 3, ilColCroc2.1 harbors:
- the LOC123706341 gene encoding protein big brother-like — its product is MHAMSDPASLAGMLPFDSIGLYEQPKPRFIFKMPRVVPDQKAKFESDDLFKRLSRESEVRYTGYRDRPPEERQMRFTSGCREGHTEIAFTATGTNLQLVFDHSPYNNRGCDFQKENGKAHIVSRFIMNGVCVRWRGWIDLERLDGAGCLELDEERAAIEDAALRDQIERYNQRLRDFEDKQRAYREHGEEMRAHSQVHVQRCHPGRQPPHATHPAHPHPTHPVHIKHSQGALIS